The following are from one region of the Microbacterium paraoxydans genome:
- a CDS encoding N-acetylglucosamine-6-phosphate deacetylase translates to MKTLSSATGSLVIHSVRLVDRGEIVEDGWVRIEDGVVASRGTGTDWEPATEVVDGAAVAGAGALLTPGFVDIHGHGGAGAAYDDGVDAIRTGRDLHREHGTTRAVISLVTGTIDDLARSVALIAALTRTDADVLGSHLEGPFLDPGHHGAHEPSLLRHPVAADVARLLEAGEGTVRQVTIAPELPGGIDAVRQIVAAGAAAAVGHTDADAAMAVAAFEAGASLLTHAFNAMPGIHHRAPGPVLAAAADHRVILEAIADDVHLDPHVVKLVFDAAPRRVALITDAMAAAGSADGKYDLGAVKVTVENGVARADDTGSIAGSTLTQDVALQRAVAAGVPLPEVVRALTETPARAIGREAHLGALRPGLLGDAVLLDAELRVARVWSGPALPA, encoded by the coding sequence CCTCGTCGACCGCGGGGAGATCGTCGAGGACGGCTGGGTGCGCATCGAGGACGGCGTCGTGGCGTCCCGCGGCACCGGAACGGACTGGGAGCCCGCGACCGAGGTCGTGGACGGCGCGGCCGTGGCGGGCGCGGGCGCGCTGCTCACGCCGGGCTTCGTCGACATCCACGGTCATGGCGGAGCGGGCGCGGCGTACGACGACGGTGTGGACGCGATCCGGACCGGACGGGATCTGCACCGCGAGCACGGCACCACCAGGGCCGTCATCTCGCTCGTCACCGGCACGATCGACGACCTCGCCCGCAGTGTCGCCCTGATCGCCGCCCTGACCAGGACCGATGCGGACGTGCTCGGCTCGCACCTGGAGGGGCCGTTCCTCGACCCCGGTCACCACGGCGCCCATGAGCCCTCACTGCTGCGGCACCCCGTCGCGGCCGACGTGGCCCGTCTGCTGGAGGCCGGAGAAGGCACCGTCCGTCAGGTCACCATCGCGCCGGAGCTCCCCGGCGGGATCGACGCCGTCCGTCAGATCGTCGCGGCGGGGGCCGCGGCAGCGGTGGGACACACCGACGCCGACGCCGCCATGGCCGTCGCCGCCTTCGAAGCCGGCGCCTCGCTGCTGACCCACGCGTTCAACGCGATGCCCGGCATCCACCACCGCGCCCCCGGTCCGGTGCTTGCCGCGGCCGCCGATCATCGAGTGATCCTGGAGGCCATCGCCGACGACGTGCATCTCGATCCGCACGTCGTCAAGCTCGTGTTCGACGCGGCGCCGCGTCGGGTGGCGCTCATCACCGACGCCATGGCCGCGGCCGGGAGCGCCGACGGCAAGTACGACCTCGGTGCGGTGAAGGTCACCGTCGAGAACGGCGTGGCCCGCGCGGACGACACCGGCTCGATCGCCGGCTCCACGCTGACTCAGGATGTCGCCCTGCAGCGGGCGGTGGCGGCCGGCGTCCCCCTTCCGGAGGTCGTGCGGGCGCTCACGGAGACCCCGGCCCGCGCGATCGGACGCGAGGCGCACCTCGGCGCGCTTCGGCCCGGCCTGCTCGGCGATGCCGTGCTTCTGGACGCGGAGCTGCGCGTCGCGCGGGTCTGGTCGGGACCGGCGCTGCCCGCCTAG